The nucleotide sequence CCGATTCAATCCCTATCTGTTTTTTAAACGTTCAACTATTAACTTGGTGAGTTTATGAGAATTGCCTGCACCAAATACAATAATAATATCCCCTTCTTTGGCTTTTAGTGTTATTGTGTCCGCAACTTCACTGAAGTCTTCAATATAAGCAGCCTTCCCGTCATCAACTTTACTGATAAGTGAATTCATATCCACCGGCTCCAGATTTTTATTGATTTCTCTGCCAACGTAAGTCTTGGTTACTATGGCTTCATCAGCCTTATTCAGTGCACCAATAAATTCCTTTGGAAATAACTTTAGTCTTGATATTTGATGTGGTTCAACTACCGCATATATTTTTTTGTCAGGGTAAGTAGTTTTAAAGGTGTCTAAAACTGCTGCTATTGCAGTAGGATGGTGGCCATAGTCATCGAAGACCTTTATGTTATTTACTTCACCCACCAGTTCAGTTCTTCTTCCTATGCCCTTATACTGTTGAAAAACCTCTTTTAGATTTTCTAAGCTTACTCCCAATTCAATAGCGGCGCAAAGTACACCTAGAGAGTTTGAAACATTGTGGGCTCCCAGCAGACCAAGCTTAAAGCTTTCCTTAAGGTTGGGGCCAGAAACTTCAAAATATGCGCCATCTTCAGTAAAACTGTTGATTTCAGCCCTATATTCAGCGTTGAAGGGAAAATCAAATTTATCCTTTAAGTAATATCCTATGACCTTTACCCTATTCTCTTGAAGCCAGTCCTTCATTTCTGCCAGTACTTCTCTGATTCCCTGGCTTTCTTCATTTACTATAAGAGTGCCCGGATGCTTCATGTTACTGATAAATTTCTTAAAGGCTCCCTTAAAATCATTGAAGTCCTTGAAAAATTCCGGATGATCCATCTCAATGTTATTGATAATTATCAAGGATGGAGAATAGTTTAAAAAATTGCAGTTAAACTCATCTGCCTCGCATACAAAGTACTTAGATTCAGATATTCTAAAACCGCCTCCCCAAGGCCTGTATATGGTTCCGGCTTCCACTATTGGATTCAATCCTCCTGCTTCTAGGGCTAAACCTGTCAAAACAGTAGTGGTTGACTTACCGTGAGTACCTGCTACAGCAACTACAAACTTGTCCTTTTGAAGATATTTGCCCATAAATTCCTGCCAGGTCATCAATATGTTCTTATTTCTTCCTTCTATAATTTCAGGATGGTTTGGATTAATGTCAAAAACCGCAGGAGTAACTGCCAGTATGTCTACCCCCTCTAAATGGTCTGAGCTGTGGCCTATTTTTA is from Clostridium thermarum and encodes:
- the murC gene encoding UDP-N-acetylmuramate--L-alanine ligase, producing the protein MDRKLHVHFMGIGGSGMAPIAVIAKKSGFQVSGCDYSESSYYSDALKESGIDIKIGHSSDHLEGVDILAVTPAVFDINPNHPEIIEGRNKNILMTWQEFMGKYLQKDKFVVAVAGTHGKSTTTVLTGLALEAGGLNPIVEAGTIYRPWGGGFRISESKYFVCEADEFNCNFLNYSPSLIIINNIEMDHPEFFKDFNDFKGAFKKFISNMKHPGTLIVNEESQGIREVLAEMKDWLQENRVKVIGYYLKDKFDFPFNAEYRAEINSFTEDGAYFEVSGPNLKESFKLGLLGAHNVSNSLGVLCAAIELGVSLENLKEVFQQYKGIGRRTELVGEVNNIKVFDDYGHHPTAIAAVLDTFKTTYPDKKIYAVVEPHQISRLKLFPKEFIGALNKADEAIVTKTYVGREINKNLEPVDMNSLISKVDDGKAAYIEDFSEVADTITLKAKEGDIIIVFGAGNSHKLTKLIVERLKNR